A region of the Nocardia asteroides genome:
TGCATCCGATTACCTGTGATTAGCGACGTGGCCGCGGCAGTGCTGCCGTATCCGCGTGGCTACGAGATGGGAGGAGGGCCTGTGGAGCTGCTCCTGCTTACCTCCGACCCCAACCCCGAGTCGGTGTTGCCCTCGCTGGCGTTGCTGGCGCACAACGTGCGCCCGGCGCCGACGGAAGTGGCCTCGCTGCTCGAGGCAGGCACCGCGGACGTCGCCCTGGTCGACGCCAGGACCGACCTCGCCGCCGCTCGCGGGCTGTGCCGCCTGCTCGGCAGCACCGGGTCCTCCGTGCCGGTCGTCGCCGTGCTCACCGAGGGCGGCCTGGTCGCGGTGAACGCCGACTGGGGACTCGACGACATCCTGCTGCCCGGAACCGGCCCCGCCGAACTCGACGCCAGGCTGCGGCTGCTGGTCGGGCGCAACGGCGGCGTCGCCAGCCCGGAGAATACCGGCAAGATCACCCTCGGTGAGCTGGTGATCGATGAGGGCACCTACACCGCGCGGTTGCGCGGTCGTCCGCTCGATCTCACCTACAAGGAGTTCGAGCTGCTGAAGTATCTGGCGCAGCACGCGGGCCGGGTCTTCACCCGCGCGCAGCTGCTGCAAGAAGTGTGGGGTTACGACTTCTTCGGCGGCACCCGCACCGTGGACGTGCACGTGCGTCGTCTGCGCGCCAAGCTCGGCACCGAGTACGAGTCGCTCATCGGCACGGTGCGCAATGTCGGTTACAAGGCTGTGCGCCCGTCGCGCGCGGCGGTCAAGGGCGAGCCGGTGAGCTTCCACGACGACGACAACGAGGGCACCGACGACTCCCCGCTCACGCCGGTCAACGGCTCCGCACCGTGAGTTCCGCCGGGCGGGCGCTTCGATGATGCCGTCGTCGTGGCAGGCCGAGGTCGAAATGCCGCCCGCTTGCACGACGTTGCCAGGAGCGGACTCCGCGCGGGGTCCGCTGGCTCGATGAACGGAGGCCGATGAGCGGCGCGACGACACAGTGGATCGACCGTCCCGATGCGGACACGGCACAGGCCATCACCGCTTTGCTGGCACGGGCCACCGCGGCAGACGGGGTCGCCCCCGTCTCGGAACAGGCGGTGCTGTCGCTGACTTCCGGCGCCGACACGGGGACGCGTCATCTGCTCGCGCGGCGCGACGGCGCGCTCGCGGGCTACGCGAATCTCGTTCCAGCGCATGGCGAACATCCCGCCATGGCAGAGGTGGCGGTCGATCCGGCCCAGCGCGGCCACGGCGTGGGTACCGAGCTGGTCACGGCCGCCTTGGCCGCGGGCGGACCGGGCGCACGGGTCTGGGCGCACGGTGACCGGCCCGCGGCCAAGGCTGTCGCTGCGCATCTGGGGCTGCGGACTGCGCGTGAGTTGTGGCAGATGCGGCGGTCGCTGGCAACACCTGAGCTACCAGAATTGGCCGTGCCGGACGGCATCGCGTTGCGCACCTACGCCGGTCGCGCCGACGACGCGGAATTGCTGCGGGTGAACGGCGCCGCCTTCGCCTGGCACCCCGAACAGGGCGGGTGGACCGCACGCGATCTCGAGATCCGCCGCAACGAGTCGTGGTTCGATCCGGCGGGCCTGTTCCTGGCATTCGACACCGCCGCCCCCGATCGTCTGCTCGGATTCCACTGGACCAAGGTGCACCAAGGAGAGAACCCGCCGCTCGGTGAGGTCTACGTGGTCGGCATCGACCCTGCGGCGCAGGGTCGCGGGCTCGGCCGCCTGCTCACGCTGGCAGGTCTGCGCCACTTGCGGGACCGTGGATCGACCGAGGTGTTGCTCTACACCGAGGCGGACAACGCCGCCGCGGTGCGCACTTATACCCGGCTCGGGTTCGCTCCGGCGCACGTCGACGTCGCCTACGCCGCGGCGGAGTCTGAATAGGAGGCGGCAGACCGGGTGTCCGGGAGTAAAACTGGGGCAAACGTCACATCTCCCGAGAGCAATCGCGCCGGCCTGTTCACTCTCCGTTCACTCAGTTCGGTCCAACTGTCAACCACGTGACTTTAGGTTGAGTGAGGGCAGCACACTGCTGCCTGGTGCGCAAGTTCCCCGCGAACAGCACCACGGCACCCGTCCGGGCCGGTGAGGGACCGGACGAGTAGGACGCGATTCCGGAGGAATCAGTGAATCTCAAGCGCAGCAGCGCCCTCGTCGGTGTGCTGGCCGTCGGCGCGATGACGCTCGCCGCCTGTGGCAGCGACGACAACACCTCTTCCGACAGCGGCAATGTGGCCAAGGTCGACGTGGCGTGCGGCGGCAAGGAGGCCCTCAAGGCCAGTGGTTCCTCGGCGCAGAAGAACGCGATGGAGCGCTTCATCGCCGCCTACGAGAAGAACTGCGACGGCTCCACGCTCAACTACACCTCGAGTGGTTCGGGCGCGGGTGTGAGCGAGTTCATCGGCGGCCAGACCGATTTCGGTGGCTCCGACTCCCCGCTGAGCTCGAAGAAGGACGAGCCGAAGAAGGCCGCCGACCGTTGCGCCTCGCCCGCGTGGAACCTGCCCACCGTGTTCGGCCCGGTGGCGATCACCTACAACATCGACGGTGTGACCGATCTCGCGCTCGACGGCCCTACCGCCGCCAAGATCTTCAACGGCGCCGTGACCACGTGGGACGCTCCTGAGATCAAGGCGCTGAACCCCAACGCCAAGCTGCCGTCCGAGCCGATCGCGGTGATCTTCCGCAGCGACGAGTCCGGCACCACCGACAACTTCCAGCTCTACCTGGACGCCGCCTCCGACGGCGCCTGGGGCAAGGGCGCGGGCAAGGCCTTCAACGGCGGCGTCGGCGCCGGTTCGAAGGGCAACGAGGGCACCTCGGCCGCCGTGAAGAGCACCAAGAACTCGATCACCTACAACGAGTGGTCCTTCGCGAAGGCGCAGAACCTGTCGATCGCGCGCATCGTCACCTCGGCGAGCAAGGACCCGGTGACCCTCAGCGTCGAGTCGGCGGGCAAGGCGATCGAGTCGGCGAAGATCTCCG
Encoded here:
- a CDS encoding response regulator transcription factor, which codes for MELLLLTSDPNPESVLPSLALLAHNVRPAPTEVASLLEAGTADVALVDARTDLAAARGLCRLLGSTGSSVPVVAVLTEGGLVAVNADWGLDDILLPGTGPAELDARLRLLVGRNGGVASPENTGKITLGELVIDEGTYTARLRGRPLDLTYKEFELLKYLAQHAGRVFTRAQLLQEVWGYDFFGGTRTVDVHVRRLRAKLGTEYESLIGTVRNVGYKAVRPSRAAVKGEPVSFHDDDNEGTDDSPLTPVNGSAP
- the mshD gene encoding mycothiol synthase, which translates into the protein MSGATTQWIDRPDADTAQAITALLARATAADGVAPVSEQAVLSLTSGADTGTRHLLARRDGALAGYANLVPAHGEHPAMAEVAVDPAQRGHGVGTELVTAALAAGGPGARVWAHGDRPAAKAVAAHLGLRTARELWQMRRSLATPELPELAVPDGIALRTYAGRADDAELLRVNGAAFAWHPEQGGWTARDLEIRRNESWFDPAGLFLAFDTAAPDRLLGFHWTKVHQGENPPLGEVYVVGIDPAAQGRGLGRLLTLAGLRHLRDRGSTEVLLYTEADNAAAVRTYTRLGFAPAHVDVAYAAAESE
- the pstS gene encoding phosphate ABC transporter substrate-binding protein PstS, producing the protein MNLKRSSALVGVLAVGAMTLAACGSDDNTSSDSGNVAKVDVACGGKEALKASGSSAQKNAMERFIAAYEKNCDGSTLNYTSSGSGAGVSEFIGGQTDFGGSDSPLSSKKDEPKKAADRCASPAWNLPTVFGPVAITYNIDGVTDLALDGPTAAKIFNGAVTTWDAPEIKALNPNAKLPSEPIAVIFRSDESGTTDNFQLYLDAASDGAWGKGAGKAFNGGVGAGSKGNEGTSAAVKSTKNSITYNEWSFAKAQNLSIARIVTSASKDPVTLSVESAGKAIESAKISGQGNDLIIDTSSFYKPTVAGAYPIVMPTYEIVCSKYADAATATAVKAFLTSAVTNGQQGLDEAGYIPIPEQFKTKLTTAINAIS